In the genome of Amphiura filiformis chromosome 4, Afil_fr2py, whole genome shotgun sequence, one region contains:
- the LOC140150111 gene encoding nose resistant to fluoxetine protein 6-like: MHYVKCILSFFALIVLTGTVYHVTSHDYVTSILEELKHGKSNRKTQENVYEQVVHDENRKGEETEYESTFSTSAGESDIRNPPEYKEPRTYDDEKKKAISAVESKSNGTTQLVIEEESYGSRNLDGLKLAITDRLLMSFSIFHNTEKIFSTGSPSSMLGSLNGIRVLSMWWVILGHSMYFPYGLRYDNPVYIVDQFDKTALFPVLNGTFSVDTFFVLSGFLVTYLTLKELRKTSGRINWFQFYFHRFWRITPLYMVCLAIWATLTPYLGNGTGKDAFLKYTSDACQKYWWTNLLYISNLYPFPGNLGDHCMTWNWYLSNDMQFYIISPLIIYCLYKSRKWGVSLLALLCGVSFGSTAYICWYWGLPAYGGDTPYYNNRTTTTPGIEQIDDFIYGKPYVRIQTYLVGMMLGYITYRMNGKPYRLNMFVNILGWTVSAALACTIIYGLQATGPDTQQWLSIAYNCLSRFTFAVAVSWVMFACVTGNGGYVNMFLSWTLWTPLAKLSFGAYLVHPIIIYLVILTKKALLHFTYVEMSYWFIANMVASYACAYVLSLLVEGPTVGLEKALLGRLSRDSRDTKEKNACAKD, encoded by the exons ATGCATTATGTAAA ATGTATCTTGTCCTTCTTTGCACTTATTGTTCTAACCGGAACTGTCTACCACGTGACCTCTCATGACTACGTGACTTCCATTTTAGAAGAACTTAAACATGGAAAGTCAAACCGTAAAACCCAAGAGAACGTTTATGAACAAGTTGTACATGATGAGAACCGCAAAGGTGAGGAGACAGAATACGAGAGCACATTTTCTACAAGTGCCGGAGAAAGTGATATTCGCAATCCCCCTGAGTATAAGGAGCCTAGAACATATGACGATGAGAAAAAGAAGGCGATATCTGCGGTGGAATCTAAGTCTAATGGAACTACCCAACTGGTGATTGAAGAAGAAAGCTACGGAAGCAGGAATTTAGATGGTCTTAAACTAG CTATCACGGACCGACTTTTAATGTCATTCTCCATCTTTCACAACACCGAAAAGATATTCTCCACGGGATCGCCATCTTCGATGTTAGGTTCTCTAAATGGTATCAGAGTGCTTAGTATGTGGTGGGTGATACTGGGTCATTCCATGTATTTTCCGTATGGACTACGTTATG ATAATCCGGTATATATTGTTGATCAGTTCGATAAGACGGCACTTTTTCCGGTACTCAATGGCACCTTCTCTGTGGATACTTTCTTCGTATTGAG TGGTTTTCTGGTGACATATCTGACGCTTAAAGAACTAAGGAAGACGTCTGGACGTATTAACTGGTTTCAGTTCTATTTCCATCGATTCTGGCGCATAACGCCCTTGTATATGGTATGCCTGGCAATATGGGCTACGTTGACTCCGTATCTCGGCAATGGAACAGGAAAAGACGCTTTTTTAAAATATACAAGTGATGCGTGTCAAAAATACTGGTGGACAAATCTTCTGTATATCAGCAATCTCTATCCATTCCCAGGAAATCTGGGTGATCAT TGCATGACATGGAATTGGTACCTTTCAAACGACATGCAGTTTTATATCATCAGTCCTTTAATTATCTATTGCTTGTACAA ATCCAGGAAATGGGGAGTTAGTTTACTTGCCTTGTTGTGTGGCGTATCATTTGGTTCTACGGCTTACATATGCTGGTATTGGGGACTTCCAGCTTATGGAGGTGACACCCC GTATTACAACAATCGTACAACTACTACTCCCGGAATTGAGCAAATCGATGACTTCATTTACGGCAAACCGTATGTCCGTATTCAGACGTATCTTGTTGGTATGATGCTGGGGTATATTACATACAGGATGAATGGCAAACCCTATAGGCTGAACATG TTTGTTAACATCTTGGGCTGGACTGTATCAGCGGCTTTAGCATGTACCATAATCTATGGACTTCAAGCTACCGGACCAGATACGCAGCAGTGGCTTTCTATCGCTTACAACTGTCTAAGTAGATTTACTTTTGCTGTTGCCGTATCGTGGGTTATGTTTGCGTGTGTAACAGGCAACGGTG GTTATGTCAACATGTTCTTATCGTGGACTTTGTGGACTCCATTAGCCAAACTATCGTTTGGTGCGTACTTGGTACACCCAATAATCATCTACCTGGTTATCTTGACGAAGAAAGCCCTATTGCATTTCACTTACGTGGAAATG